A single Drosophila miranda strain MSH22 chromosome XR, D.miranda_PacBio2.1, whole genome shotgun sequence DNA region contains:
- the LOC108151747 gene encoding arginine-glutamic acid dipeptide repeats protein isoform X14: protein MSIFPIDKETDERELEESRWSPGVVADGDLLMFLRAARSMAAFQGMCDGGLEDGCLAASRDDTTINALDVLHDSGYDPGKALQALVKCPVSKGIDKKWTEDETKKFIKGLRQFGKNFFRIHKDLLPHKDTPELVEFYYLWKKTPGANNNRPHRRRRQSALRRNRVTRANNNTPPKKEDTPEPQTATTAATATGSASETASRSSPAVSKEENSSLTEDDASECDSDSSLTNKRDESPSRMRTRNKQQNNNNNNNSNNNNSSSNTTTNSSSSSSTASNSGGGGGGASVGGSSAGGGSAAAGATATNSSSKDQSTTNNAVANGKRPKRGSETPDAGGGASSVDSPKTPTKAVAESSATKRKGGKQDTPNKKKRTEQEQANDQAANAGVGAGGVGGSDENISSLKEKRKQQRPDSPVESMNSDSRPDSVLDDGESNTTDTTTAEQQSTKDSKELMLNCKEEREMATNDGDGLHLEPKTEEKSIKAEVASEDCSKEALSIKNMDEETNIQAPNSVDGLLLKDSPANTIQQDCGVPPVNTVAAPLTMKVPTIATVEALNASVERKEAIEKMETCESDPDLLKKLATIKQEVSPQQQHQQQQQQQPPQQPPQQQQQLNPISIQPPPACPPTEAVYIKKEPMDDSMDATCNQNSNEPQDLKVKIEIKNEDSLKHNAGGLPLTGPGVPPTSMHSHSMAGGESGQPPLGEPLHLSHLPHGQQPLQPPPASYLIDAQLKYGPPGGQQQQQQQQPPQLPQLHSDPAGAGGNGPPQGGPNTSQKYPPEMEMKFTPQDLKYPPPPPLDALKYSQEMQAVAAAAAAAAAAAAAGKYDMKYMIEQPGKYPVELSAAHQPPLKQGYQDSLKIPDVKSGFGHLPHNMASQLDVAHKYGPPPTSQEQQQQQQQQQQQQQQQQQQQQQQQQSQPPAHQVPPGATPPPGIAMPKPHYQHDVQTPPLGRPFEPGMMHKYGDPLAAKYGPPQPQDLKYPMPPVVSAAGPVDVKPYGENLIKSSPYGPPPESPIDASSRSTPGQDSQGSNSNSQPSSMAPQPQQFQSPHPSPHMPSPAGGGLPPGMHPQNLIHGLPPGGAGGPQPPPPPTSLHQSSSGAPGVPPGMHPGLHPGQHSQMSVASSMPPSSIGIPPTLSTMAPSHMHPHMHPHHLQQVLHRPHDMPPSMHPHAPMAMSLQGHPQHGHGLPPSHAPQQQQQQQQPPGGPAGTVRTPSPAQHPPRSLHDPQSREQPPTSQPSTTMAGSGGGHGNPHQSPHTHRTSPLPGLAGNGHPPPGLIGHPMPIHPHLAHLPPGHPAHAALAHPGHHLLSHSIAGLGPGGGPIALLAGPGGLGGLPESALSRRTPPSHMPHSHVSSAPNTPHSVASMTSSSMALTTSTVPSSAFSRASPSVQISSGAGSAGPGSSSSNTPGGGQSNSSAAAAAAAAHRAASPASSVSSLSRQSPLHPVPQSPLSHHPSSSALSAAAAAVAERDRHALLRQQSPHMTPPPVSNASGLMASPLSKMYAPQPGQRGLGTSPPPHLRPGASPPVIRHPQMPLPLPLIAPGGGIPQIGVHPGQSPYPHPLLHPSVFYSPHHHPFNSHYGYAPYGPGFPAYMKPPPPSGPLDPAAVMAAHHAGLQGPPQQQQSRQDEQNAAAAAAARDAAEKQHHQAAAAAAAQQQQQQQQMKGPPQQQQQGGPQPNKPPTPKTPQGPGGPGVPVGMGGPGTPTGLPPGAYPGSHMPGYPPGPPHGSPFAPQDGQQHGMKPTSHMDALRAHAHSANSAGMGGGHHPTEPLPIDIEPDPEPDIPSPTHNIQRGPSPEAKPDDTECHRSQSAIFVRHIDRGDYNSCTRTDLIFKPVADSKLARKREERDRKLAEKERERRQQQQQQQQQQQQQQAAAAQQAAQQAKMKAELKPPYADTPALRQLSEYARPHVAFSPVEQMVPYHHPMGPMYRERELEEIKNAQAAAASQSRLDPHWMEYYRRGIHPSQFPLYANPAISQMERERLGIPPPHHVGLDPGEHMVRMIRLTREYHAHSHTHLHLPLHPQPQPPEAGFQLPPNVGQYPRPNMLIPREPHSDVLLRMSYADQLQYLQAAEFQRQSLHDQYFRQRPR, encoded by the exons ATGTCTAT CTTCCCCATCGACAAGGAAACCGATGAACGTGAACTAGAGGAATCAAGATGGAGTCCAGGCGTTGTGGCCGATGGCGATTTGTTAATGTTCTTGCGTGCTGCCCGCTCGATGGCCGCATTTCAAGGAATGTGTGATGGCGGACTAGAAGACGGTTGTTTGGCTGCCAGTCGCGACGACACAACAATTAACGCACTCGACGTG CTCCACGATTCTGGCTACGATCCAGGCAAAGCTCTACAAGCACTAGTTAAGTGCCCCGTTTCGAAGGGCATCGACAAGAAGTGGACCGAGGACGAAACGAAAAAGTTTATCAAGGGTCTGCGACAATTTGGCAAGAATTTCTTTAGGATCCACAAGGATCTGCTGCCGCACAAGGACACCCCCGAGCTGGTCGAATTCTACTATCTGTGGAAGAAGACGCCCGGCGCGAACAACAATCGGCCGCACCGGCGACGCAGACAGAGCGCCCTGCGACGCAATCGTGTCACGCGCGCAAATAATAATACACCTCCCAAGAAGGAGGACACACCGGAACCACAAACTGCGACGAcggcggcgacggcgacggggTCGGCGTCAGAGACGGCGAGTCGCTCATCGCCCGCTGTCTCCAAGGAGGAGAACAGCTCTCTCACCGAGGACGACGCCAGCGAGTGTGACAGTGATTCGAGTCTGACCAACAAAAGGGATGAATCACCCTCTAGGATGAGGACGCGCAATAAACaacagaacaacaacaacaacaacaacagcaataacaacaacagcagcagcaacaccaccaccaacagcagcagcagcagcagcacggccagcaatagcggaggtggcggcggtggtgcGTCCGTCGGTGGCAGCTCTGCGGGAGGCGGAAGCGCTGCTGCAGGCGCCACGGCCACCAACAGCTCCTCGAAGGATCAGTCCACCACCAACAACGCTGTGGCCAATGGCAAGCGGCCCAAGCGAGGCTCCGAGACGCCCGATGCCGGCGGTGGAGCCTCCTCGGTGGACAGTCCCAAGACTCCGACCAAGGCTGTGGCCGAGAGTTCGGCTACCAAGCGCAAGGGCGGCAAACAGGACACGCCCAACAAAAAGAAGCGCACCGAACAGGAGCAGGCGAACGACCAGGCAGCCAATGCTGGCGTGGGAGCGGGAGGCGTCGGTGGATCGGACGAAAACATCAGCAGCTTGAAGGAGAAGAGAAAGCAGCAGCGGCCCGACAGTCCCGTGGAGAGCATGAACTCGGACAGCAGGCCGGACTCTGTGCTGGACGACGGCGAGTCGAATACCACGGACACGACCACCGCCGAACAGCAGTCGACCAAGGACAGCAAGGAGTTGATGCTCAACTGCAAGGAGGAGCGGGAGATGGCCACCAACGATGGTGATGGCCTCCACCTGGAGCCCAAAACGGAGGAGAAGTCCATCAAGGCAGAGGTCGCCTCGGAGGACTGCAGCAAGGAGGCGCTCTCGATCAAGAACATGGACGAGGAGACGAACATCCAGGCTCCGAACAGCGTGGATGGGCTGCTGCTTAAGGATTCCCCTGCCAACACAATCCAGCAGGACTGTGGTGTGCCTCCGGTTAACACCGTGGCAGCGCCCCTCACCATGAAGGTGCCGACCATTGCCACTGTGGAGGCGCTAAATGCCTCTGTGGAGCGCAAGGAGGCCATCGAGAAGATGGAGACCTGCGAAAGCGATCCCGATCTGCTCAAGAAGCTGGCCACCATCAAGCAGGAGGTCTCTCCccaacagcagcatcagcaacagcagcagcagcagccgccccagcagccgccgcagcaacagcagcagttgAATCCCATATCCATTCAGCCGCCACCTGCGTGTCCGCCCACGGAGGCGGTGTATATCAAGAAAGAGCCCATGGACGATTCGATGGATGCCACCTGCAATCAGAACAGCAACGAACCGCAAGATCTGAAGGTGAAGATTGAGATCAAGAACGAGGACTCGCTGAAGCACAACGCGGGAGGACTGCCGCTCACGGGGCCTGGGGTGCCGCCCACCTCCATGCATTCCCATTCGATGGCCGGTGGCGAGAGTGGGCAGCCGCCTTTGGGTGAGCCGCTGCATCTGTCGCATCTGCCACACGGCCAGCAGCCGCTGCAGCCACCTCCCGCCAGCTATCTGATCGATGCCCAGCTGAAGTACGGCCCGCCGGGaggacaacagcagcaacaacagcagcagcctccaCAGCTTCCGCAGCTGCACAGCGATCCGGCTGGAGCGGGCGGCAATGGACCACCCCAAGGCGGACCCAACACATCGCAAAAGTACCCGCCCGAAATGGAGATGAAATTCACGCCGCAGGATCTCAAGTatccgccgccaccgccgctggACGCACTCAAGTACAGCCAGGAGATGCAGGCGGTTGCCGCTGCagcagccgctgctgccgccgccgccgcggCTGGCAAGTACGACATGAAGTACATGATTGAGCAGCCCGGCAAGTATCCGGTGGAGTTGTCCGCCGCTCACCAGCCGCCATTGAAGCAGGGCTACCAGGATTCCCTCAAGATACCCGACGTCAAGTCGGGCTTTGGCCATCTGCCGCACAACATGGCCTCCCAGCTGGACGTGGCCCACAAGTACGGACCACCGCCGACGtcccaggagcagcagcagcagcagcaacaacaacaacaacaacaacaacaacaacagcagcagcaacaacagcaacagcagtccCAGCCGCCGGCCCATCAGGTGCCGCCGGGTGCCACGCCACCGCCGGGCATAGCCATGCCCAAGCCGCATTATCAGCACGATGTGCAGACGCCGCCATTGGGACGGCCCTTCGAGCCTGGAATGATGCACAAATACGGAGATCCTCTGGCGGCCAAATATGGCCCGCCCCAGCCGCAGGATCTGAAGTATCCGATGCCACCAGTCGTCTCCGCGGCGGGACCCGTGGACGTGAAGCCATACGGCGAGAACCTGATAAAGTCCTCCCCGTATGGCCCGCCCCCGGAGAGCCCTATAGACGCCTCGTCGCGCTCGACGCCAGGCCAGGACAGCCagggcagcaacagcaactcgcagccctcgtcgatggccccacagccgcagcagttCCAGTCGCCGCATCCCTCGCCTCACATGCCTTCACCCGCAGGCGGCGGCCTGCCGCCTGGGATGCATCCTCAAAATCTCATCCATGGCCTGCCGCCGGGTGGGGCCGGTGGACCccagccaccgccaccgcccaCATCCCTGCACCAGTCGTCGAGTGGTGCGCCGGGCGTTCCGCCGGGTATGCATCCGGGACTGCATCCGGGACAGCATTCGCAGATGTCGGTGGCCTCCTCGATGCCGCCCAGCTCGATCGGGATACCACCCACGCTGTCGACGATGGCGCCCTCGCATATGCATCCCCACATGCATCCGCATCATCTGCAGCAGGTGCTCCATCGGCCGCACGACATGCCACCCAGCATGCATCCGCACGCTCCGATGGCCATGTCCCTGCAAGGACATCCGCAACATGGTCACGGACTGCCGCCCTCCCACGCcccccaacagcagcagcagcaacagcagccgcctGGAGGTCCCGCCGGCACAGTGCGCACTCCATCGCCAGCCCAGCATCCGCCACGCAGTCTGCACGATCCCCAGTCCCGGGAGCAGCCGCCCACGTCGCAGCCCTCGACAACGATGGCCGGATCCGGCGGTGGTCATGGCAATCCGCACCAATCCCCGCATACGCATCGCACATCGCCGCTGCCGGGACTGGCGGGGAATGGCCATCCGCCGCCGGGACTCATTGGCCACCCAATGCCCATACATCCGCATCTGGCGCATCTTCCGCCGGGTCATCCGGCCCATGCGGCTCTCGCACATCCCGGACACCATCTGCTGTCGCACTCGATTGCCGGTCTGGGGCCGGGCGGCGGACCCATCGCTCTGCTAGCGGGTCCCGGAGGACTGGGCGGCCTTCCCGAATCCGCCCTCAGTCGTCGCACCCCGCCCAGCCATATGCCCCACTCGCACGTCTCATCGGCACCGAATACGCCCCATTCGGTGGCCTCGATGACGTCCAGCAGCATGGCTCTGACTACCAGCACGGTGCCGTCGTCGGCCTTCAGCCGTGCCAGTCCCAGCGTTCAGATCTCGAGTGGAGCCGGTTCAGCCGGacctggcagcagcagcagcaacacgcCTGGCGGTGGCCAGAGCAACTCCTcggcagccgcagcagcagcagctgcccaTCGAGCAGCCTCTCCAGCCTCCAGTGTGAGCAGCCTCAGTCGCCAGAGTCCGCTGCATCCGGTGCCGCAGTCGCCGCTTAGCCATCATCCCTCATCTTCGGCATTGTCGGCGGCTGCGGCAGCCGTGGCCGAGCGGGATCGCCATGCCCTGCTGCGACAGCAGTCTCCACATATGACGCCGCCACCCGTGTCTAATGCCTCGGGACTGATGGCCAGTCCGCTGAGCAAGATGTATGCCCCGCAGCCGGGCCAAAGGGGGCTAGGCACGTCACCGCCGCCGCATCTGCGACCGGGAGCCTCACCGCCGGTTATACGGCATCCGCAAATGCCGTTGCCATTGCCTCTGATTGCGCCGGGAGGAGGCATTCCACAGATCGGAGTGCATCCCGGCCAGTCGCCGTATCCACATCCACTGCTGCATCCCTCGGTCTTCTATTCGCCGCATCATCATCCCTTCAACTCGCATTACGGCTATGCACCGTACGGGCCTGGTTTCCCGGCCTACATGAAGCCGCCTCCACCGTCGGGACCTCTGGATCCCGCCGCCGTGATGGCCGCCCACCATGCCGGCCTGCAGGGtccgccgcagcagcagcagtcgcgACAGGACGAGCAGaacgccgccgctgctgctgcggcgcgAGATGCAGCCGAGAAGCAGCACCATCAGGCGGCGGCCGCAGCGGCAgcccagcagcaacagcagcagcaacagatgaAGGGCccgccccagcagcagcagcagggcggTCCGCAGCCCAACAAGCCGCCGACGCCAAAGACGCCCCAGGGTCCAGGGGGACCGGGTGTGCCAGTCGGCATGGGTGGGCCCGGAACGCCGACGGGCCTGCCGCCGGGTGCCTATCCGGGCTCCCATATGCCCGGCTACCCGCCTGGTCCGCCGCACGGCTCGCCTTTTGCCCCGCAAGATGGTCAGCAGCACGGCATGAAGCCCACTTCCCACATGGATGCCCTGCGAGCACACGCGCACTCTGCCAACTCGGCAGGCATGGGCGGAGGCCATCATCCAACGGAGCCAT TGCCCATTGACATTGAGCCGGATCCGGAGCCAGATATACCCAGTCCCACGCACAATATACAACGTGGTCCCAGTCCCGAGGCCAAGCCGGACGACACCGAATGCCATCGCTCCCAGTCTGCCAT ATTTGTCCGGCACATCGATCGCGGAGATTACAATTCCTGCACGAGAACGGATTTGATATTCAAGCCGGTGGCCGACTCGAAGCTAGCCCGAAAACGGGAGGAACGGGATCGCAAGCTGGCCGAGAAGGAGCGCGAACGGCGGCAG cagcagcaacaacagcaacagcagcagcaacaacagcaggcagcagccgctcAACAGGCGGCCCAGCAGGCCAAAATGAAAGCGGAACTAAAGCCCCCGTATGCCGATACGCCAGCCCTGCGACAACTCTCCGAATACGCACGCCCCCATGTCGCCTTCAG TCCTGTTGAACAGATGGTGCCATATCATCATCCAATGGGCCCCATGTACAGAGAGAG GGAACTGGAAGAGATCAAAAACGCACAAGCCGCCGCGGCGAGTCAATCCCGCCTCGATCCGCACTGGATGGAGTACTACAGACG CGGCATACATCCCTCACAGTTCCCACTCTATGCGAATCCGGCGATATCGCAGATGGAGAGGGAACGTTTGGGTATACCGCCACCGCATCACGTAGGCCTTGATCCGGGCGAGCACATGGTGCGTATG ATACGATTGACGAGAGAATATCATGCACACTCTCATACTCATTTACATTTGCCTTTGCATCCACAGCCGCAACCACCGGAGGCCGGTTTCCAACTGCCAC CGAACGTTGGCCAATATCCACGCCCAAATATGCTTATACCTAGGGAGCCGCACTCGGATGTCCTGCTGCGCATGTCCTATGCCGATCAACTACAG TATTTGCAGGCCGCCGAATTCCAGCGACAATCGCTGCACGATCAATACTTTAG ACAACGGCCCAGATAA